In Streptomyces puniciscabiei, a single genomic region encodes these proteins:
- a CDS encoding universal stress protein: MAGHEFFEPADRKRPVADPTAADPLAAEEPRPVCDPAFRHGVVVGFDGSTSSERALAYAIGMAHRSHSGLIIVHVANRLPTTVWAGCEPPVFVDVPDHRTEVLGLELACADYLAEVPWILVERGGDICHELEEVGREYEADAIVVGSTHGIVGRIFGSVAGRLAKRARRPVIVIP; the protein is encoded by the coding sequence ATGGCCGGTCACGAATTCTTCGAACCCGCGGACCGCAAGCGGCCGGTCGCCGACCCCACGGCGGCCGATCCCCTGGCGGCGGAAGAGCCACGCCCCGTCTGCGACCCAGCCTTCCGGCACGGAGTCGTCGTCGGCTTCGACGGTTCCACCTCCAGTGAGCGTGCCCTCGCCTACGCCATCGGCATGGCCCACCGCTCGCACTCGGGCCTGATCATCGTCCATGTCGCCAACCGGCTGCCCACCACCGTGTGGGCCGGCTGCGAGCCGCCCGTCTTCGTGGACGTGCCGGACCATCGCACCGAGGTCCTCGGCCTCGAACTGGCGTGCGCGGACTACCTGGCCGAGGTGCCGTGGATCCTGGTCGAGCGGGGCGGTGACATCTGCCACGAACTCGAAGAGGTGGGGCGGGAGTACGAGGCGGACGCGATCGTCGTCGGCTCCACGCACGGCATCGTCGGCCGCATCTTCGGCTCCGTCGCGGGACGGCTCGCCAAGCGGGCGCGGCGGCCCGTGATCGTCATTCCCTGA
- a CDS encoding GPR1/FUN34/YaaH family transporter yields MDNGSTTVVGRLALGITLLAFGLGTTGVIHGVAASDAVSVAHYVGGVALFLVGLLAFRGGDGVSGTGFAALGALWFTWAVGGHSSANAAGLFLLLFALVALTLTVAGGDSLGQVMHGLLFLAMLVLAVAAFADSSSLAKVGGWVAAVSGAVAWYAATAALAHWPTALPGRAAGRGVTAAG; encoded by the coding sequence GTGGACAACGGAAGTACTACGGTGGTCGGCCGACTCGCCCTGGGAATCACCCTGTTGGCGTTCGGTCTCGGTACGACAGGCGTGATCCACGGTGTGGCCGCGTCCGATGCCGTGTCAGTGGCCCACTACGTGGGTGGAGTTGCTCTGTTCCTGGTCGGCCTGCTGGCCTTCCGCGGCGGCGACGGCGTTTCCGGCACGGGCTTCGCGGCCCTCGGCGCGCTGTGGTTCACCTGGGCGGTGGGCGGTCACTCCTCCGCCAACGCGGCCGGGCTCTTCCTGCTCCTCTTCGCCCTGGTGGCGCTCACCCTGACCGTCGCCGGCGGGGACAGCCTCGGTCAGGTCATGCACGGGCTGCTGTTCCTGGCGATGCTGGTGCTGGCCGTCGCGGCCTTCGCCGACAGTTCCTCTTTGGCCAAGGTCGGCGGCTGGGTGGCTGCTGTGTCCGGCGCGGTGGCTTGGTACGCCGCGACGGCCGCGCTCGCGCACTGGCCGACGGCGCTTCCTGGTCGTGCTGCGGGCCGGGGGGTGACGGCCGCCGGCTGA